A genome region from Allomeiothermus silvanus DSM 9946 includes the following:
- a CDS encoding DNA adenine methylase, with product MGNAPEYKPINSPIKWVGGKSRLRKKIISLLPSHTCYVEVFGGAAWVLFGKPPSDVEVLNDIDGELINFFRVLRTRPEEFLASFEFELVSREEFQRLANLNPKQLSEIERAHRFYYLIMAGWGGELNYPRFQTSITDGGHGNRLIGALKYLKGRIRPVHERLKTVIIENLDWKECIERYDRPETVFYVDPPYPGNGVNYFHNMWGWEDHQELADRLIKAQGKWVLSSYDDPWVREMYKGFHVLSVQAYSGMRTKKDANSRVLNEEVLVMNFHLPAEALEKYGMAELFSEAP from the coding sequence ATGGGAAACGCTCCGGAGTACAAACCGATAAACAGCCCAATCAAGTGGGTCGGTGGGAAATCTCGACTGCGGAAGAAAATCATCAGCTTACTTCCAAGCCATACCTGCTACGTAGAGGTGTTCGGAGGTGCGGCCTGGGTATTGTTCGGCAAGCCCCCTAGTGATGTAGAAGTGTTGAATGATATTGATGGCGAATTAATTAATTTCTTTCGTGTACTACGTACCCGCCCTGAAGAATTTCTCGCGTCTTTCGAATTCGAGCTAGTGTCACGGGAGGAATTCCAGCGTCTAGCTAATCTCAACCCTAAGCAACTCTCAGAAATTGAGAGAGCACACCGCTTTTACTATCTGATCATGGCTGGCTGGGGTGGAGAGTTAAATTATCCGCGATTCCAAACCAGCATCACTGACGGCGGCCATGGAAACCGGCTGATAGGTGCCCTAAAATACCTTAAAGGGCGTATAAGACCGGTTCATGAGCGCCTAAAAACGGTTATCATTGAAAACCTGGACTGGAAGGAATGTATTGAGCGGTACGACCGTCCTGAAACGGTGTTTTATGTTGACCCTCCATACCCTGGCAATGGAGTTAATTACTTCCATAACATGTGGGGCTGGGAGGATCATCAGGAGCTTGCGGATCGGCTTATTAAGGCACAGGGTAAATGGGTGCTCTCGTCATATGACGACCCCTGGGTCAGAGAAATGTATAAGGGATTCCACGTACTATCCGTTCAGGCTTATTCAGGGATGCGCACGAAGAAAGATGCTAATAGCCGTGTTTTAAATGAAGAGGTACTGGTGATGAATTTTCATCTACCTGCTGAGGCACTTGAGAAATATGGCATGGCTGAATTATTTTCTGAGGCACCATAA
- a CDS encoding Eco57I restriction-modification methylase domain-containing protein produces MQLTHKMELHSLVPYNRETLMGFLDGLGTFAPQGGVGERLGQLLLDEEVPVVALEVEQAAKKRRKDWEGAARYLLERGLSAGLFVFHDAYGAYRLSLVSARYRGKRKPELSDYRRHSLIAHPDQPNKTFFQQLHRMAENPPASLDELQAIFSVEAVSEAFYREFLGVFSNRLVEGVVGADSERQDFALAFVARTIFLGFVQRRGWLGGREDFLPYLYKRYAETVGVGARFYREWLEPLFFQALKAPPGSKRLADNLPPEVREALEQAPYLNGELFAPKPGLDDRGLYLRDQAIQAFFDFLFAHNFTVEENDRYEEELELNPEFLGLILERLINQLGVEGKSREAGAHYTPRVEVDLMCRLALAEHLYRQGLSFERAYALMGGWGGGLSPEEQARAREKLLEVRVLDPAVGSGAFLVGMLQTLEETLEALGEPRTLDLRKRLLQNLYGVDALGWAVWMAELRLWLAYFVELPDHARYSREPLLPSLGLKVAHGDSVVQTIGSTPVPAKLPTKAGGLRDEPIKRSYEALVAAKEDYFHNRGVNAERVEEQEKAFLLTYARQLLLGKGQEQGLLVEGAAERAEEDYRRLEALVALGRRPFFYLLDFAEVLLGPKGGFDIVIGNPPYVRQEEIQDLFGRHTAERYKALLREGAERDLDLVTGYREKARPKPSGRSDLYTYFYLRSLALLHPKGVQVFVTSNSWLDVQYGAWLQQVFLEAAPLRYVIENRVKRSFRADVNTVITVAHAADPEKKVPRDWPVLFVAVKRPFEESDLLHELFEAQTEVLRAGVA; encoded by the coding sequence ATGCAACTGACCCACAAAATGGAACTCCACTCGCTTGTACCCTACAACCGCGAAACCCTGATGGGCTTCCTCGACGGCCTGGGAACCTTCGCCCCCCAAGGGGGAGTAGGCGAGCGCCTGGGCCAGCTGCTGCTGGACGAGGAGGTGCCGGTGGTGGCCCTCGAGGTGGAGCAGGCGGCCAAAAAGCGCCGCAAGGACTGGGAAGGTGCGGCCCGCTACCTGTTGGAGCGGGGCCTGAGCGCGGGGCTGTTCGTCTTTCACGATGCGTATGGGGCCTACCGCCTGAGTCTGGTCAGCGCCCGCTACCGGGGCAAGCGCAAACCCGAACTCTCCGACTACCGGCGGCACAGCCTCATCGCCCACCCCGACCAGCCCAACAAGACCTTCTTCCAGCAGCTTCACCGCATGGCCGAGAACCCGCCCGCAAGCCTCGACGAACTCCAGGCGATCTTCAGCGTGGAGGCCGTCAGCGAGGCCTTCTACCGGGAGTTTTTGGGGGTTTTCAGCAACCGTCTGGTAGAGGGGGTAGTGGGGGCAGACTCGGAGCGGCAGGACTTCGCCCTGGCCTTCGTGGCCCGGACGATCTTCCTGGGCTTCGTGCAGCGGCGGGGCTGGCTCGGCGGGCGGGAGGACTTCCTCCCCTACCTCTACAAGCGTTACGCAGAAACCGTGGGTGTCGGGGCTCGCTTCTACCGGGAGTGGTTGGAGCCGCTGTTCTTCCAGGCCCTGAAGGCCCCGCCCGGGAGCAAGCGGCTTGCGGACAACTTACCCCCTGAGGTCCGGGAAGCCCTGGAACAGGCCCCCTACCTCAACGGCGAACTCTTCGCCCCCAAGCCCGGACTGGACGACCGGGGGCTGTACCTGCGCGACCAGGCCATCCAGGCTTTCTTCGACTTCCTCTTCGCCCACAACTTCACCGTGGAGGAAAACGACCGCTACGAGGAGGAGCTGGAACTCAACCCCGAGTTTTTGGGGCTCATTCTCGAGCGGCTCATCAACCAGCTGGGCGTGGAGGGCAAAAGCAGGGAGGCCGGGGCCCACTACACCCCGAGGGTCGAGGTGGACCTGATGTGCCGGCTGGCCCTGGCCGAGCACCTCTACCGCCAGGGACTGTCTTTTGAGCGGGCTTACGCGCTAATGGGGGGCTGGGGGGGAGGCCTCAGCCCGGAGGAGCAGGCCCGGGCCCGGGAGAAGCTCCTCGAGGTCCGGGTGCTCGATCCCGCAGTGGGCTCGGGGGCTTTCCTGGTGGGGATGCTCCAGACCCTGGAGGAGACCCTCGAGGCCTTGGGGGAACCCCGCACCCTGGACCTGCGCAAGCGACTGTTGCAGAACCTCTACGGGGTGGACGCCCTGGGCTGGGCGGTGTGGATGGCCGAACTCCGGCTGTGGCTGGCCTACTTCGTGGAACTCCCCGACCACGCCCGCTACTCCAGGGAGCCGCTGCTGCCCTCGCTGGGGCTCAAGGTGGCCCACGGGGACTCGGTGGTGCAGACCATCGGCTCCACGCCGGTTCCGGCCAAGCTGCCCACGAAGGCCGGGGGATTGCGCGACGAGCCGATCAAAAGAAGCTACGAGGCCCTGGTAGCGGCCAAGGAGGACTACTTCCACAACCGGGGGGTGAACGCCGAGCGGGTGGAGGAACAGGAGAAGGCCTTCCTGCTGACCTACGCCCGGCAGTTGCTCCTCGGGAAAGGGCAGGAACAGGGCCTGCTGGTGGAGGGGGCGGCGGAGCGGGCCGAGGAGGACTACCGCCGCCTGGAGGCCCTGGTGGCGCTGGGGCGGCGGCCGTTCTTCTACCTGCTGGACTTCGCCGAGGTGCTCTTAGGGCCCAAGGGGGGCTTCGACATCGTGATCGGCAACCCCCCCTACGTGCGCCAGGAGGAGATCCAGGACCTCTTCGGACGCCATACCGCGGAACGGTACAAAGCCCTCCTGCGGGAGGGCGCAGAGCGGGATCTGGACCTGGTCACCGGCTACCGCGAAAAGGCGCGGCCCAAACCCTCGGGCCGTTCGGACCTGTACACCTACTTCTACCTGCGTTCCCTGGCCCTGCTGCACCCCAAGGGGGTACAGGTCTTCGTGACCTCCAACTCCTGGCTCGACGTGCAGTACGGGGCCTGGTTGCAGCAGGTCTTCCTCGAGGCGGCTCCCTTGCGGTACGTGATCGAGAACCGGGTGAAGCGCTCCTTCCGGGCCGACGTGAACACGGTGATCACCGTGGCCCACGCCGCCGATCCGGAGAAAAAGGTTCCCCGCGACTGGCCGGTCCTCTTCGTGGCGGTGAAGCGCCCTTTTGAGGAGTCGGACCTGCTGCACGAGCTATTCGAGGCGCAAACGGAGGTACTGCGTGCAGGCGTTGCGTAA
- a CDS encoding zinc ribbon domain-containing protein → MPFGKKARHVKAYQFGADAPQEGMEAVLEQHRLRTDYYNALVEMELRQREERTALLANLAAESGLESPNQVYERLKAAGEKGIRKHPEYVAARERQKALYGHPRLLELQSRQREERNALRRSFGAKGLYSSNYLDVERAFDKARQSPELRFRRYSPHEGRLAVLYTEGLPMREIGSDTRVQLPLPDPIIYRDRATRRKHQRVLMKFRVRSVERQPLWITVPVYLHRELPDGVCREVSLHWHRVADRLRWTVSVVVEVEGPPVASPTGRGAVAVDLGWRRVEGGLRAGFWVGEDGAGGEIALSEGDLKQFSKVEDLRSIRDQHLNALKEALAAWLEAPPAPLPDWLAEETKTLPQWRSPARFAALFRRWQSERVHADEAAYGLLEGWHKRDRHLWQYEANLREQMILRRREQYRVLAATLARQYDALIVEDFNLRAAAELDQGGSDLPDAARRYRTIASPSTLRDALVNAFAQRGKPVRKLNPAHTTTDCHACGGALVGDPAKELRLYCPTCERFYDQDENAARNLLRRAQEVQAQV, encoded by the coding sequence ATGCCTTTTGGCAAAAAAGCCCGACACGTAAAAGCCTACCAGTTCGGCGCGGACGCCCCGCAGGAGGGGATGGAAGCGGTGCTGGAACAGCACCGCTTGCGGACGGACTACTACAACGCCCTGGTGGAGATGGAGTTGCGCCAGCGCGAGGAGCGGACCGCCTTGCTCGCTAACCTGGCGGCGGAGTCGGGCCTCGAGAGCCCGAACCAGGTCTACGAGCGGCTGAAGGCTGCGGGGGAGAAGGGGATAAGAAAACATCCCGAGTACGTCGCGGCCCGAGAGCGGCAAAAGGCCCTGTACGGCCATCCGCGCCTGCTGGAACTGCAATCCCGCCAGCGCGAGGAGCGCAACGCCCTGCGGCGGAGCTTCGGGGCGAAGGGGCTGTATTCCAGCAACTACCTGGACGTGGAGCGGGCCTTCGACAAGGCCCGGCAGTCTCCCGAGCTCCGCTTTCGCCGCTACAGCCCCCACGAAGGGCGGCTGGCCGTGCTGTACACCGAGGGGCTGCCGATGCGCGAGATCGGCAGCGACACGCGGGTGCAGCTCCCGCTGCCCGATCCAATCATCTACCGCGACCGGGCTACGCGGCGCAAGCATCAGCGGGTGCTGATGAAATTCAGGGTGCGCTCGGTGGAGCGGCAACCGCTGTGGATCACGGTGCCGGTCTACCTGCACCGGGAGCTGCCGGACGGGGTTTGCCGGGAAGTGAGCCTGCACTGGCACCGAGTAGCTGACCGGCTGCGCTGGACGGTGAGCGTCGTCGTGGAGGTAGAGGGCCCTCCGGTGGCCTCGCCCACGGGCCGGGGAGCGGTAGCGGTGGACCTCGGCTGGCGCAGGGTGGAAGGCGGCCTGAGGGCGGGCTTCTGGGTCGGGGAGGACGGGGCGGGGGGCGAGATCGCCCTTAGCGAGGGCGACCTCAAGCAATTCAGCAAGGTTGAGGATTTGCGCTCGATCCGCGACCAGCACCTCAACGCGCTCAAGGAGGCCCTCGCGGCCTGGCTCGAAGCACCGCCCGCGCCCCTGCCCGACTGGCTCGCGGAGGAGACCAAAACCCTGCCCCAGTGGCGCAGCCCTGCCCGTTTCGCCGCGCTCTTCCGCCGGTGGCAGTCCGAGCGTGTCCATGCCGACGAGGCCGCTTATGGCCTCCTGGAGGGCTGGCACAAGCGCGACCGCCACCTCTGGCAGTACGAGGCCAACCTGCGCGAGCAGATGATCCTGCGCCGCAGGGAGCAGTATCGGGTGCTGGCAGCGACGCTGGCCCGGCAGTACGACGCACTCATCGTGGAGGACTTCAACCTCCGCGCGGCAGCCGAACTCGACCAGGGCGGCTCGGACCTGCCCGACGCGGCCCGCCGCTACCGCACCATCGCCTCGCCCTCGACGCTCCGGGACGCGCTAGTCAACGCCTTCGCCCAGCGCGGAAAACCCGTCAGGAAGCTCAATCCGGCGCACACCACCACCGATTGCCACGCTTGTGGGGGCGCTCTGGTGGGCGACCCGGCCAAGGAATTGCGGCTGTACTGCCCCACCTGTGAGCGCTTCTACGACCAGGACGAGAACGCCGCTCGCAACCTGCTCCGCCGCGCGCAAGAGGTGCAGGCGCAGGTCTAG